GCGCCGCAAAACACCAGCGCCGAGCGCCTGGTGATCCAAAACGCCAGCATCGCCATTGTGGTCGATCAGCCCGAAGCGAGCATGGAGGCCATTTCGCAAATGGCGGAGCGCTTCGGCGGCTTCGTGGTTGACTCGTACCTGTACCAACAATCGCTCAGCAGCGGCCTGCAAGTGCCTTACGGCAGCATCACCGTTCGCGTGCCAGCTGAGCGCTTGCAGGAAGCGCTGGGATTGATCGAAGACGGCGCCAAGACCGTGCAGAGCAAGAACCTCTCCGGCCAGGATGTAACTGCCGAATACACGGATTTGCAATCGCGCCTGCGCAACCTGCAGGATGCTGAAGTTTTGCTGCGCCAGATCATGCAAGATGCAGTGGATTCAGAAGACATCCTCACCGCCTTCAACCAGTTAAACAACATCACCGAGCAAATCGAAGTGCTCAAGGGCCAGATCAAGTACTACGAAGAAGCTGCCGCCCTCTCGGCGATCAGTGTGGAATTGACTGCCAGCCAGGCCGTGCAGCCGATCACCATTGCCGGCTGGGAGCCGGTGGGAGTGGCCAAGGATGCGATCCAGGCGCTGATCAGCGCCATGCAAGGCATAGTGAATGCGGTGATCTGGTTGGTGCTGTATGCCCTGCCGATCCTGTTGGTGCTCGGCTTGCCGCTCTACTTCCTGGTGCGCTGGCTGCGCCGCCGCCGTGCCGCAGCCAAGCCCGCCGCTCGCAAAACCGCGCCGCGGGGTAAACGCACCCGCTAACAATAAAGGATAAATAAAAAAGCCCGGCATAGCCGGGCTTTTTTATTCGCCGGCACGCGCCAGCACACGCTGCGCCGCTTTCACCAGAGGCATATCGATCATCTTGCCGTCCAGCGCAAAGGCTCCGCGGCCGGCAGCGGCGTGCTCGCTGTAGCCGGCCACCACGCGCCGCGCCCAGCTGATCGCTTCGTCGCTCGGCGTGAACGCCGCTTGCACCGGGGCAATCTGCGCCGGGTGCACGATCTGCATGCCGCTGTAGCCCAGTTGCGCACCCTGGGTCGCCAACCGGGTCAAGCCGGCACTGTCCTTGAAATCCACATGGAGCATATCGATGGCCTGCAACCCGTGAGCGGCGGCATAGGTCACCACCGCGCTGCGTGCGTAAAAGACTTCATCTGCGCCGGGAGTGCGAATAGCACCGACATCGCTGGCGAAATCTTCGGAACCGAAAACAAGCGCCACCAAGTGTGCTTCAGCACTGGCAATCGCTTGCAAATTCACTACGCCACGCGCACTTTCGATCTGAGCAAACAGGCTAAGTGTGTTGGGCGCCAACCCGCGCTGCGCTTCGGCTTGTGCCAACACCGCACCCAGCGCGCCCAGATCGGCGGCCGCGGCGGCTTTGGGCAACACCACGCCCTCCAGCTGTGGGTGCTGCACCAGCGCCAGGTCCTCGGCATGTTCGCGGCTATCGGCAGCATTGACGCGTAGCAAGCGTTCACTGGTACCAAAATCCAGCTCGCTGAGCGCTTTGGCTATCAGGCGGCGCGCCTCGGCTTTGCTGCTGGGCGCCACGCCATCTTCCAGGTCCAAACATACGCAATCGGCGCCCAGGCCAGCGGCCTTCACCATCTTGGGCCAATCGCTGCCCGGAACGTATAGCAGGGTGCGGCGCGGGCGCATCAGGCGGCCTCACGCTTTAGGAACATGACTGTGCGCTCAATCTCCACGGCCACCTCGCCAGTCTGCTTATAGGCCACATGGCGCAGGCGCACCAGGCCGCGGTCGGGCTTGCTGGTAGAGGGGCGCATCTCGAGCACTTCACTCTCCACTCGCAAGGTGTCACCGGCAAAGACCGGGGTTGGATGATTAACCCTTTCGTAGCCCAGGTTGGCAACGATCGTGC
The DNA window shown above is from Anaerolineales bacterium and carries:
- a CDS encoding DUF4349 domain-containing protein, translated to MKLRTPLLASLLFALLFSACSSAAAAPSDYDRGYSEAPMAVAQNQSFEMSADSAASGGAMAPQNTSAERLVIQNASIAIVVDQPEASMEAISQMAERFGGFVVDSYLYQQSLSSGLQVPYGSITVRVPAERLQEALGLIEDGAKTVQSKNLSGQDVTAEYTDLQSRLRNLQDAEVLLRQIMQDAVDSEDILTAFNQLNNITEQIEVLKGQIKYYEEAAALSAISVELTASQAVQPITIAGWEPVGVAKDAIQALISAMQGIVNAVIWLVLYALPILLVLGLPLYFLVRWLRRRRAAAKPAARKTAPRGKRTR
- a CDS encoding CoA ester lyase; this encodes MRPRRTLLYVPGSDWPKMVKAAGLGADCVCLDLEDGVAPSSKAEARRLIAKALSELDFGTSERLLRVNAADSREHAEDLALVQHPQLEGVVLPKAAAAADLGALGAVLAQAEAQRGLAPNTLSLFAQIESARGVVNLQAIASAEAHLVALVFGSEDFASDVGAIRTPGADEVFYARSAVVTYAAAHGLQAIDMLHVDFKDSAGLTRLATQGAQLGYSGMQIVHPAQIAPVQAAFTPSDEAISWARRVVAGYSEHAAAGRGAFALDGKMIDMPLVKAAQRVLARAGE